The Salvelinus fontinalis isolate EN_2023a chromosome 24, ASM2944872v1, whole genome shotgun sequence genome has a segment encoding these proteins:
- the qpctla gene encoding glutaminyl-peptide cyclotransferase-like a isoform X1, with protein sequence MSRTSRRYKPLQANNGALPGCNSVRMPRARVLVFCLLGVLTLAMVLGLYLSNETSSNRNNRVPVVDLAKDRLSHKASKSNPSQVRRLVSQVDGSRLWETHLRPILIERLPGTLGSQAVRQHISSTLSSLSAGWTVELDSFLSPTPRGQVTFSNIIATLDPGAPRRLLLTCHYDSKVLPPDPRVPERVFLGASDSAVPCAMILELASALDAQLKALNQQASAVTLQLVFFDGEESFEEWTATDSLYGSRHLAERMAHTPHPLGSTHTNLLQAVDLFVLLDLLGGPDPLIVNHFDNTARWFDRLIAAEKRLHRQGLLTSHPSEQTYFRKDVYLGPVQDDHIPFLHKGVPVLHVIATPFPPFWHTLDDMEENMHRPTVENLTKILAVFLAEYLGF encoded by the exons ATGTCGAGAACTAGTCGACGCTACAAGCCTTTGCAGGCGAATAACGGTGCTCTCCCTGGTTGCAACTCGGTTCGGATGCCCCGTGCTCGGGTACTGGTCTTCTGTCTCTTGGGTGTGCTGACTCTTGCTATGGTGTTGGGTTTATATTTGTCCAACGAAACAAGCAGCAACCGCAACAACAGAGTCCCCGTCGTGGATTTGGCAAAAGACAGG TTATCTCATAAGGCCAGTAAGTCTAATCCATCCCAGGTGCGACGGCTGGTGTCCCAGGTAGACGGATCACGCCTGTGGGAGACTCACCTTAGGCCCATCCTCATTGAGAGACTCCCAGGAACCCTGGGCAGCCAGGCCGTACGCCAA CACATCTCCTCCACATTGTCCTCCCTTTCCGCTGGCTGGACAGTAGAACTCGACTCTTTCCTGTCGCCAACGCCTCGGGGTCAGGTCACCTTCTCCAACATCATTGCGACCCTTGACCCCGGGGCCCCTCGCAGGTTGCTGCTGACCTGCCACTATGACTCCAAGGTCCTACCCCCGGACCCCCGCGTCCCAGAGAGGGTGTTCCTGGGGGCCAGCGACTCAGCGGTACCCTGTGCCATGATCCTGGAGCTGGCTTCTGCCTTGGACGCCCAGCTCAAAGCCCTCAATCAGCAG GCATCTGCTGTAACCCTCCAGCTAGTGTTTTTTGACGGAGAGGAGTCGTTTGAGGAGTGGACAGCCACAGACTCTCTCTACGGATCAAGGCACCTGGCAGAGCGCATGgcacacacaccccacccactaggctccacacacaccaacctgcTGCAGGCTGTG GATCTCTTTGTTCTACTGGACCTACTTGGTGGTCCAGACCCTTTGATTGTAAATCACTTTGACAACACTGCCCGCTGGTTTGACCGTCTCATCgctgcag aGAAGAGGCTGCACAGGCAGGGTCTGTTGACCTCTCACCCCTCTGAGCAGACCTACTTCAGGAAGGACGTGTACCTGGGCCCTGTGCAGGACGACCACATCCCCTTCCTACATAAAG GTGTTCCTGTGCTTCATGTCATTGCCACCCCCTTCCCCCCGTTCTGGCACACGCTGGATGACATGGAGGAGAACATGCACCGACCCACAGTGGAGAACCTCACCAAGATTCTGGCTGTGTTCCTGGCTGAGTACCTGGGCTTTTAA
- the qpctla gene encoding glutaminyl-peptide cyclotransferase-like a isoform X2, whose translation MSRTSRRYKPLQANNGALPGCNSVRMPRARVLVFCLLGVLTLAMVLGLYLSNETSSNRNNRVPVVDLAKDRVRRLVSQVDGSRLWETHLRPILIERLPGTLGSQAVRQHISSTLSSLSAGWTVELDSFLSPTPRGQVTFSNIIATLDPGAPRRLLLTCHYDSKVLPPDPRVPERVFLGASDSAVPCAMILELASALDAQLKALNQQASAVTLQLVFFDGEESFEEWTATDSLYGSRHLAERMAHTPHPLGSTHTNLLQAVDLFVLLDLLGGPDPLIVNHFDNTARWFDRLIAAEKRLHRQGLLTSHPSEQTYFRKDVYLGPVQDDHIPFLHKGVPVLHVIATPFPPFWHTLDDMEENMHRPTVENLTKILAVFLAEYLGF comes from the exons ATGTCGAGAACTAGTCGACGCTACAAGCCTTTGCAGGCGAATAACGGTGCTCTCCCTGGTTGCAACTCGGTTCGGATGCCCCGTGCTCGGGTACTGGTCTTCTGTCTCTTGGGTGTGCTGACTCTTGCTATGGTGTTGGGTTTATATTTGTCCAACGAAACAAGCAGCAACCGCAACAACAGAGTCCCCGTCGTGGATTTGGCAAAAGACAGG GTGCGACGGCTGGTGTCCCAGGTAGACGGATCACGCCTGTGGGAGACTCACCTTAGGCCCATCCTCATTGAGAGACTCCCAGGAACCCTGGGCAGCCAGGCCGTACGCCAA CACATCTCCTCCACATTGTCCTCCCTTTCCGCTGGCTGGACAGTAGAACTCGACTCTTTCCTGTCGCCAACGCCTCGGGGTCAGGTCACCTTCTCCAACATCATTGCGACCCTTGACCCCGGGGCCCCTCGCAGGTTGCTGCTGACCTGCCACTATGACTCCAAGGTCCTACCCCCGGACCCCCGCGTCCCAGAGAGGGTGTTCCTGGGGGCCAGCGACTCAGCGGTACCCTGTGCCATGATCCTGGAGCTGGCTTCTGCCTTGGACGCCCAGCTCAAAGCCCTCAATCAGCAG GCATCTGCTGTAACCCTCCAGCTAGTGTTTTTTGACGGAGAGGAGTCGTTTGAGGAGTGGACAGCCACAGACTCTCTCTACGGATCAAGGCACCTGGCAGAGCGCATGgcacacacaccccacccactaggctccacacacaccaacctgcTGCAGGCTGTG GATCTCTTTGTTCTACTGGACCTACTTGGTGGTCCAGACCCTTTGATTGTAAATCACTTTGACAACACTGCCCGCTGGTTTGACCGTCTCATCgctgcag aGAAGAGGCTGCACAGGCAGGGTCTGTTGACCTCTCACCCCTCTGAGCAGACCTACTTCAGGAAGGACGTGTACCTGGGCCCTGTGCAGGACGACCACATCCCCTTCCTACATAAAG GTGTTCCTGTGCTTCATGTCATTGCCACCCCCTTCCCCCCGTTCTGGCACACGCTGGATGACATGGAGGAGAACATGCACCGACCCACAGTGGAGAACCTCACCAAGATTCTGGCTGTGTTCCTGGCTGAGTACCTGGGCTTTTAA
- the LOC129821832 gene encoding homeobox protein six1a-like yields MGSISMAMVFSVEQVACMCEVLLQSGRMERLTDFLCTLPPSSSCPGGLESVLKARAAVAFHLGRFSDLYALLESFHFSNRSHPLLQQLWLRAHYLEAECQRGRPLGAVGKYRVRRKFPLPLTIWDGEETSYCFKEKSRSVLWEWYYCKPYPSPREKRALAAATGLTATQVSNWFKNRRQRDRAAHGTTGEQKGCGPPLGSNRTPGAAYPKAYPFPDNGRLPPGSPSSLFSCPQPLTAPTSEPYGWGTTLNLFTT; encoded by the exons ATGGGCTCCATCTCCATGGCGATGGTCTTCTCGGTAGAACAGGTGGCGTGTATGTGCGAGGTCCTTCTGCAGAGCGGACGCATGGAGCGCTTGACTGACTTCCTCTGCACtcttcccccctcttcctcttgcCCGGGGGGTCTGGAGAGCGTCCTGAAGGCGCGGGCTGCCGTGGCCTTCCATCTGGGGCGATTCTCGGACCTCTACGCCCTCCTGGAGAGCTTCCATTTCTCCAATCGCAGCCACCCCCTGCTGCAGCAGCTCTGGCTGAGGGCACACTACCTGGAGGCCGAGTGCCAGAGAGGGCGCCCCCTTGGGGCTGTGGGGAAGTACCGCGTACGCCGTAAGTTTCCCCTGCCATTAACCATCTGGGATGGAGAGGAGACCAGCTACTGCTTCAAG GAGAAATCCCGGAGTGTGCTGTGGGAGTGGTATTACTGTAAACCCTACCCTTCACCACGTGAGAAACGAGCGCTTGCGGCCGCCACCGGTCTCACCGCCACCCAGGTGAGCAACTGGTTCAAGAACAGACGGCAACGAGACCGAGCAGCTCACGGTACTACCGG gGAACAGAAAGGTTGTGGACCACCTCTTGGCTCCAACAGAACCCCAGGAGCAGCATACCCAAAGGCCTACCCCTTCCCTGACAATGGACGTTTACCTCCAGGCAGCCCCAGTTCCCTCTTCTCCTGCCCCCAACCCCTCACAGCCCCCACTTCTGAGCCATATGGTTGGGGGACAACTCTGAATCTCTTCACTACCTGA